The Lewinellaceae bacterium DNA window AGATCTCTGATAAGGTGTTTTCGTGTTTAGGTGTTTTCGTTACCTGCCAGCATACAGCAAACAACGAACAGCTTTTTTACCAATTGTCATCTCGACTAAGCCAGCTGCAAGCGGCGCACGGAGAGATCTCTGATAAGGTGTTTTCGTGTTTAGGTATTTTTGTTACCTGCAAACAGCATACAGCAAACAACGAACAGCTTTTTTACCAATTGTCATCTCGACTAAGCCAGCTGCAAGTGGCGCACGGAGAGATCTCTGATAACGTGTTTTTGTGTTTAGGTGTTTTCGTTACCTGCAAACAGCATACAGCAAACAACGAACAGCTTTTTTACCAATTGTCATCTCGACTAAGCCAGCTGCAAGCGGCGCACGGAGAGATCTCTGACAAGGTGTTTTCGTGTTTAGGTGTTTTCGTTACCTGCCAGCATACAGCAAACAACGAACAGCTTTTTTACCAATTGTCATCTCGACTAAGCCAGCTGAAAGCGGCGCACGGAGAGATCTCTGATAAGGTGTTTTCGTGTTTAGGTATTTTCGTTACCTGCGAACAGCATACAGCAAACAACGAACAGCTTTTTACCAATTGTCATCTCCTTACCGGATCTCCACCTCGTTAATACGCCGCGGGAGCCACACCTGCATGTCGGAATTACCTCGGTTGGCCCAGCTGTAATAAGGTATGGCAGTCAGGGTTCTGGGTACATCCTCCACACTGTTGCCACGATTCGCCGGGGACAGGCCACGAGCCTGGACACGAATGGCCTGGACAGGTTCTCCGGCCACCTTGTAGGGGAAGACACGGTATTGGGTACCTTCCGGCGCCCAGAAATTCCATGCCTTGCCTGGATTGTCGACACCTTCGACGCAGTAGACCAGGGGCCCTCGCTGTAACACAAATCGATCGCGATCCGCGGCTACTTCGGTCCGGCTCTCCACCTCGTGAACTACCATAGGTAACATGATCTGTACGGTATCTCCGGGATGCCACATACGGGTGATGGTAGCATATCCTTTTTCAATGGTGTAGGGAACAACTTCATCATTTACCTGAATGGTGATGATATCATCACCTTCCTGTGCATAATGATATAATCCTTCCGGAACCGGTGTGCCGGTAGCCCAGCCCGGTATGCGGATCTTGAGGCTATGGCTTACCGGTTTTGCAGGCTCAATACTTATCCGGGTCATGCCCTGCCAGGGGTATTGTGTCTGCTGCCCGATTGTTACATTAACCTGGCCAGTTTTCACTGCTGTTTCGGAACCGATGAACAACTGGATGTACCAGGCCTGCTCATCGGCAGCATAGATGTAGTCGCCCAGTGACGATACGAGCCGGGCAATATTGGATGGACAGCAGGCGGTGCCGAACCATTCCCGCCGGCTGTGCTGCCCATGTGAAGCAAGCGGATTGCCATAGAAAAAGTGGTCACCACTCAGGCTTAATCCGTCCAGCGCCCCATTGTAAAGACTGCGCTCCAATACGTCCATATAGCGGGATTCACCGGTGAGCGCTGTCATGCGCTGGTTCCAGAAAACCATGCCCACACTGGCACATGTTTCGCAATAGGCATCTTCATTGGGCAATTCATAGTCAACGCCAAATCCTTCATTGCGCCCGGAGGAGCCGATTCCGCCAGTCACATACAGATTCCGACCAACTACATCTTCCCAGACCAGATTCATCGCTTTCTGGTAACCGGTATCTCCGGTCATCGCACCTACGTCTGCAGCACCGGTATAAAGGTACATGGCTCGTACCGCATGACCAGTGATCTCTTTCTGGTCTTTCACCGGCACCGCATCCTGGGCATAAGCCGGATCATTCCATTGGTCCCAGATCTTGCCTTTGCCATTGCCATGTCCGCGTTGATCCAGAAAATATTGAGCTAATTGGATATATCGTTGTTCACCGGTTGTTTTTGCCAGCTTTACCAGGGCTAATTCAATCTCTTCGTGACCAGTGACCCATGGACGTTGAGCTTGCCGGAAGGTACGGTCTATGTGATCCGCCAGCCGGATGGCTACATCCAGCAATTTGCGCTTTCCGGTTGCCTGGTAATAAGCTACTGCTGCTTCCATCAGATGCCCGGCACAGTAGGCTTCGTGTTTTTCCATATCCGTCCACCGTTGGTCAAGGCCAGTAAGTGAATAATAGGTATTGAGGTATCCGTCCGGTTCCTGTGCGGCGGCGATGATGTCAATCCAACGGTCGGCAGTGGCTTCCAGCTGGGAGTCATTGGTGTTACTGATGGCATAAGACATAGCCTCGAGGGCTTTGTAGACGTCACTGTCGTCGTAATAGATACCTTCGTGTTTCTCACCCTGGTGACGGGCGACTTTTTCGAAATTCCGGATACGTGGCGTATTTATTTCGGTTTGGTAGATGCAGGCTGCCATAGTGGCTGTTGCCACTTTTTCCTGCTTAGGGGACCAGAATGCATCCTCGATCTTTACCTGGGAAAACGGTATAAAATGCATTTTCCCGGCTTGTTGTCCGTGGGAGGTAAGACAAATAAGCAAGGCCCCCAATAACATCCAATATTTCATGACTCGATTTTCAAGTGAAATTAATGAGGACAAATGAATATCGAAAAGGAAACCGTCGGAGACTGGTTGATTAAACCAAACCTGAATCTTACAGAATCGTCATTCGGAAGGCTGATACATGGAATGGTCAATGGCTTTTGATAAACGGAATAACCTGTCGGGCCGATGAACTCCGGGTAACCAAAAAATAACATCCCGGTGGTAAATCTTCCGTATAAAAGGTGATGGAGGTGGTAGTCAATTGACCATTGCGAAGGATTTGCCCTCTTTGATCTACCAGTTGATAGTCAAGTGGTAATTGTTCAGCAGGTACTTCAAGCAGGCACTGAGTGGGGCAGGGATTCGGGTACATCCGGATAGATGACTCCGGTGCAGGATTGATAGCAGTGGTAACTGGCAGGTAGGTCAATAATAAACCAAAAGGGTTGTCGGCTATCGTGACGGGTACAGCTTCAGCATCTCCAAAATGGAACCGCAAAATTTGATCGGTCCCGATATCGGTCCAGAACAAATCATGCGTTTTGGTGTCGAGGGCCATTGCTTGGGGAGCCATTGGACTATAGCCAAATTCCAGTAAGGTATCCTGGTTAAGGCCCTGGTAGTCCATCGTAATGATAGAGCTTGGGGACTGAAGTGCGATGTACAATCGACGATTCATCTCATCAACCAGATAACTGCCCAGGAATCCATTGTTCACAACCAGCGTATCCTCGGTTTGGGTTTCCAGATCGTATCGAATGGTGTAGGTCAGTCCCAAATGACTGTTGCCGTAGAAGAGCATACCTGCTCTGGTGTCCAGCGCAAACGACTCGGGAGCGGACGACAGGGAATATAAGGTATCAATGGATCCGTTTCCCGGGTGCAGTCTGAACAGATGAGCCTGATCCGATTCGGACCAGTAGAGGGTCTGGCTCATGGTGTCATAATGCATGGTCATGACATCCCTTACGGTGGAGTAAACCGGCTGT harbors:
- a CDS encoding T9SS type A sorting domain-containing protein; amino-acid sequence: MPWKILVWWFFTAACLSKTYGQTEQALIIASRSAQTIQVYRPASAEHGVFLNDDYLQPVQIAFDDIHDELYWCGRKGMLSTIERSSIFQPDRQPVYSTVRDVMTMHYDTMSQTLYWSESDQAHLFRLHPGNGSIDTLYSLSSAPESFALDTRAGMLFYGNSHLGLTYTIRYDLETQTEDTLVVNNGFLGSYLVDEMNRRLYIALQSPSSIITMDYQGLNQDTLLEFGYSPMAPQAMALDTKTHDLFWTDIGTDQILRFHFGDAEAVPVTIADNPFGLLLTYLPVTTAINPAPESSIRMYPNPCPTQCLLEVPAEQLPLDYQLVDQRGQILRNGQLTTTSITFYTEDLPPGCYFLVTRSSSARQVIPFIKSH
- a CDS encoding glycoside hydrolase family 127 protein; amino-acid sequence: MKYWMLLGALLICLTSHGQQAGKMHFIPFSQVKIEDAFWSPKQEKVATATMAACIYQTEINTPRIRNFEKVARHQGEKHEGIYYDDSDVYKALEAMSYAISNTNDSQLEATADRWIDIIAAAQEPDGYLNTYYSLTGLDQRWTDMEKHEAYCAGHLMEAAVAYYQATGKRKLLDVAIRLADHIDRTFRQAQRPWVTGHEEIELALVKLAKTTGEQRYIQLAQYFLDQRGHGNGKGKIWDQWNDPAYAQDAVPVKDQKEITGHAVRAMYLYTGAADVGAMTGDTGYQKAMNLVWEDVVGRNLYVTGGIGSSGRNEGFGVDYELPNEDAYCETCASVGMVFWNQRMTALTGESRYMDVLERSLYNGALDGLSLSGDHFFYGNPLASHGQHSRREWFGTACCPSNIARLVSSLGDYIYAADEQAWYIQLFIGSETAVKTGQVNVTIGQQTQYPWQGMTRISIEPAKPVSHSLKIRIPGWATGTPVPEGLYHYAQEGDDIITIQVNDEVVPYTIEKGYATITRMWHPGDTVQIMLPMVVHEVESRTEVAADRDRFVLQRGPLVYCVEGVDNPGKAWNFWAPEGTQYRVFPYKVAGEPVQAIRVQARGLSPANRGNSVEDVPRTLTAIPYYSWANRGNSDMQVWLPRRINEVEIR